The following coding sequences are from one Neodiprion lecontei isolate iyNeoLeco1 chromosome 7, iyNeoLeco1.1, whole genome shotgun sequence window:
- the LOC107222915 gene encoding ceramide phosphoethanolamine synthase produces MPKTTMLGPNAACSRLFLALLILTLSYFVYMNYLLFVRVRDFAIHRDLDATPADPSYYNSYISCDVNPICDVTVKSLMLDNPNHYLLSPLAVIVDRVLKISDQSWISPNKISAFHVLVAVAAGKCVSSDSLSQRRFGVVLFMVRSWLDDLDGHVARRRKNIRGEYSEVGSNGYWVDGICDSLGVLSLIIGVYYFIRVNPPRRGYEKLLPVIESKELGSGMLYKKKSPLGRAAPKVLLLFVGQLLLSSAGWNRYIALYQDLLEGQSSQGHQNSVTGSSFLFTQEDIQLTVFRSGPFWAITLSWTLVNVHALTDYLLLAIFTDRLWEYVSSIRYLGYVVLFTVLGLTEYHYRNLYQEFFNSATSAYLKSGQSLTPFENISYRLT; encoded by the coding sequence ATGCCCAAAACTACAATGCTCGGTCCGAACGCAGCTTGCAGTCGCCTCTTCTTGGCGCTCTTAATTTTAACTCTGAGCTACTTTGTGTACATGAACTATCTCCTCTTCGTCAGAGTCCGCGACTTCGCAATTCACCGAGATTTGGACGCGACCCCAGCTGATCCCTCCTACTACAACTCGTACATATCCTGCGACGTAAATCCGATCTGTGACGTAACGGTGAAGAGTTTGATGCTCGACAATCCGAATCACTACTTGCTGAGTCCTCTGGCCGTGATCGTTGACCGCGTGTTAAAGATCAGTGATCAATCTTGGATATCACCAAACAAAATCAGCGCTTTCCATGTGCTGGTGGCGGTCGCTGCAGGAAAATGTGTGTCGAGTGACTCTCTATCTCAACGCCGGTTTGGTGTTGTTCTATTTATGGTAAGATCGTGGCTAGACGACCTCGACGGACACGTGGCGAGGCGGAGGAAGAACATCCGAGGCGAGTATTCGGAGGTTGGGAGCAACGGTTACTGGGTCGATGGGATCTGCGACTCGCTAGGGGTCTTAAGCCTCATCATCGGGGTGTATTACTTCATCAGAGTCAACCCCCCAAGGCGCGGCTACGAGAAGCTGCTTCCGGTCATCGAGTCAAAGGAATTGGGGTCCGGAATGCTGTACAAAAAGAAGTCGCCTCTGGGGCGAGCGGCGCCGAAGGTGCTGCTTCTCTTCGTTGGTCAGCTGTTGCTCAGTAGCGCCGGATGGAACCGGTACATCGCCCTGTATCAGGACCTGCTCGAAGGGCAGTCGTCGCAAGGACATCAGAACAGCGTTACCGGATCCTCGTTTCTGTTTACTCAGGAGGACATTCAGCTGACGGTTTTCCGAAGCGGCCCTTTTTGGGCGATCACTTTGTCCTGGACCCTTGTCAATGTTCATGCCCTGACGGATTACCTCCTCCTGGCCATATTTACCGACCGTCTCTGGGAATACGTCAGCTCCATTCGGTATCTGGGTTATGTGGTTTTGTTCACCGTATTGGGACTCACGGAGTATCATTACAGGAACCTTTATCAGGAGTTTTTCAACTCCGCGACGTCGGCCTACCTAAAAAGCGGGCAATCTTTGACGCCTTTTGAGAATATCAGTTATAGACTCACTTGA